Part of the Tribolium castaneum strain GA2 chromosome 4, icTriCast1.1, whole genome shotgun sequence genome is shown below.
ATACGCTTCATATTATAAATTAAGACATAAATATATCcaatttaaatataacattatacacaattattacaaataattttctaaattttatattcCTAGTCAGTTTATGCGAGCACTTGCTCCAAAATTGTCTCTTCCACACTCACACACACATGATGACAAATTGGCTTCTGGACAATTTACTCAAACGCTGAAATTGGaaacgttaaaaaatcaacaataacACACAACCAACGTACGAGAGGGCGAAGGCGATTTCGTGTTTCTCTCTCCAATTGAGTTGAGGAAATTCCAAATAAGAATTGTATCATCGTGCGAACTGCTCACTATTTGAAACTCGTCAAACTGCAACCTGAATACTCTACCTGTGTGTTCCTGAAAACAAGAAACACCAACGTTTAGACACCCGGGAATGGGTCTCACACCCACCGAAACTTTATGAATGCAATCagtcaaaaaatcatttaagacATCAATGGTATGAACACCTAATAGGCTCATTTAGCACGGTTCCTTAAACTAACGCAACAAGCATTTAACTTCAAGTGCAAAATACCTGCCAAATCGCGACTATTATGGAAAAAGAAAGATTTCGTGTACAAATggccaaaacaaaaaattgttctttcgATTCTATctctaattataattaaagtgCCATCCATTTTCTGCTCatgttacaaaatatttatgataCTGATGCGTTTTTCATCGAGAAAATGGTCACTTATCCCAGCAATGATACTATTTCTCAACAATTATCACTTATCAGCGAACAGTGAAGTGAAGTACATATTAACCCGTAACATTATTTCGtaacttgaaataaaaaacactaagTGGGCCCATTAAAGGACAAGCAAGCATAACAACTTTACCTGCAATCGCTCAGTTAAAAATTAGCCCTTTATTAACTCTATTAAATGAAATGTCAAGCGCTGCGTTATGATATTAGATGAATTTAATGACTGTACTATTAACTTACTACCAATGTTCGAAGACATAAAGCACTGGCCGGCGTTCTGGGATCAAGCGCGGCAACGAGATCCCAAACTTTAATTTTCCCATCATAAGCCCCGCTGACAATCCGTTTCGAATCGAAACGGATACAACGCACTAACTCTTCGTGCCCTTCAAGCACCCGCAGACAAGCGCCACCTTCGATATCCCACAACCTGGAAATCGATCGTGTTCTGTGGTTTCTTTATCGCGCATTTAACCGCAATGTTTACCTTATGGTATTGTCCGAACTTCCGCTTACGACCAACCTATCTCGGTATTGCAAACAGGCGATCCCCCGTTTATGTCCGTTTAACGTTCGCATAAACTCACAAGTTGAGGTGTTCCACACTTTTATCGTTCGGTCACCCGACGCCGAAACTATGTATTTCTCGTCGAAATCGACCACGTTCACGGCGGCCCTGTGCCCCACCAGCACCCGCCGCAGGGTGATCTCGTTCGGCGATGTCATGTCCCACACAGCTATCGAGCGATcctgaaaaaaacaaacattaattCGCAAAACGGCGTTAAAAACCCATTCTCACACGTtaccttttcaaaaataattaggttaaaccaaatttacattttatagctcatttttttgtaagaatcATTTGTGCAatgccttttttttaattaaacgccAATACGAGCGCTACTTTAATGAATAACTTTGACCTTTTAAAGCGCGCCCCTTTTTTAGGATCGGATTTGTTCCACCCACAAGCTTTGTCCGTTTTCAGTACAATTGGCCAAGCTTTAGCTTATGCCAATAATAAATCCATTgctattattagtaaaaagtaaCTAATAATAGCCCAAGGTTTTATTGGGGAAGGAACTTGAATTAATTTTCGAACGAAAATTAATTGGCAATCACGTACCGTTTCgtaatttataaaaacgaatttCATGCGATGcatttactttcgtttttgttaaaaataaaacccaaACAGGAAGTgtgaaatttgtaattaagtGTCCAATTAGAGCTAGTGCAccataaaataaattcttggACAAAATTAGAGTGCTTTCTTTTTTCAATTGTGGAGTTTTTATGTTAATGTCTCATTCTCGGATGTGACCCCGAAATAACTTTGCGTTTCATTATCATATAAATATTCCTTTGTAGTTGCAATATCCAGATATAATCcatgatttattgttttaatggTGGAAGTAACGATAACGGGGAATATTTGTCCGTTTTTAATCCGAATTGTATTCGAGTTCAAACAGTGGGAATTTACGATCGCGATCTGCTGACGAGTCTGACAcatatttcaagaaaaaatcCAAGACCGAGTTTCTAACGGTGGTTTAATTGCGGGCGGTTTTCACTTGGTTCGCTAATGAAGTTCCAATACGGTTTTCGACTTACTTTTGAACAGGTGACCATCATTCCGTTATTGAATCTAAGATGAAGGACGGCTTCGCAATGATGTATGAGCGTATTGACCATTTCTCCCGTGTTAACGTTCCAGACGCGCACAGTTGAATCACTAGAACcactaataataactttatcGTCGTATTGTAAACACAAAACCGATCCCGTATGTCCTATAAGAACTTTAGTGCACTGCAATGTACTTCTGTCCCATATTTTAATAGTATTGTCCCTGAGACCCGACACGATTTTCTGATCGTCGTACTGCAAACAGTAAACCCCTTTGCTATTTTCGGACCGGCAGTTGATTCGCTGCAAGATGTGCCGACCGTTCCGCCAATTACTTTCTATGCTTTCGATATCGCGGATGATTTTCGGGAAAAGGGCTCGATAGAACGAATGGGGACGATGGTTCTCGCCAGGTCGTGGTTTGAATAAATATTGTATCCTGAAATTTGCCAAGTTAAACACCCACTAACTCGGGTTTAATTCAGTACCATTGTCTGCGTTCGGCTAAACCTCTCCACAGTGAATCCGTCCGAACTTTCCGCTCGATTAGCTTCTTCCAAAGCATACCCTCTGAGATTACCCTAAACCATTCTTTGCAGACCAACTCGGCGTTCCGTAAACTGTCCGCCTCCAAATATGACAATATATTCTCAGCGACGTGGTCCAATCCTTGCTCTGAAAGACAACTCAAAAAATCCGCTGGGACTAACGTTTCGGGACTTACTTGGTAAAAGAGATATGAAATCTCGCTGCAGCATGGGTTTCAAATAGGAATTGATGTGCCCGTGTTGGTAGTGACACATCCTAGCTAGTAAATTTTCTACGAATTCGACTTGGTCGGTTTCGCTCCATTTTTCGAAGCATTTCAGACATGTTTCTCTCTCCGCGTTAAAAGTAGCCGAAGGCTCTTTCTTCCTGGCCGTATCGTACGGTGATAATATTGTCATTGGATACTGCTGTAAAGGAAACACAAACGATTACGATGGAACAGACATCTGCAAACAAAATTACCGTTATGTTCCGAAATAAGCGAGATACGAGCTAAATTTAGCTAAACCTCAGTAATCAACATATTAGATAAAGGAAATTACAAATACCGTTTGTCGC
Proteins encoded:
- the slmb gene encoding supernumerary limbs, producing MMMETDKIDDSNSNSQQYPMTILSPYDTARKKEPSATFNAERETCLKCFEKWSETDQVEFVENLLARMCHYQHGHINSYLKPMLQRDFISLLPKQGLDHVAENILSYLEADSLRNAELVCKEWFRVISEGMLWKKLIERKVRTDSLWRGLAERRQWIQYLFKPRPGENHRPHSFYRALFPKIIRDIESIESNWRNGRHILQRINCRSENSKGVYCLQYDDQKIVSGLRDNTIKIWDRSTLQCTKVLIGHTGSVLCLQYDDKVIISGSSDSTVRVWNVNTGEMVNTLIHHCEAVLHLRFNNGMMVTCSKDRSIAVWDMTSPNEITLRRVLVGHRAAVNVVDFDEKYIVSASGDRTIKVWNTSTCEFMRTLNGHKRGIACLQYRDRLVVSGSSDNTIRLWDIEGGACLRVLEGHEELVRCIRFDSKRIVSGAYDGKIKVWDLVAALDPRTPASALCLRTLVEHTGRVFRLQFDEFQIVSSSHDDTILIWNFLNSIGERNTKSPSPSPFE
- the slmb gene encoding supernumerary limbs isoform X1, which produces MMMETDKIDDSNSNSQQYPMTILSPYDTARKKEPSATFNAERETCLKCFEKWSETDQVEFVENLLARMCHYQHGHINSYLKPMLQRDFISLLPKQGLDHVAENILSYLEADSLRNAELVCKEWFRVISEGMLWKKLIERKVRTDSLWRGLAERRQWIQYLFKPRPGENHRPHSFYRALFPKIIRDIESIESNWRNGRHILQRINCRSENSKGVYCLQYDDQKIVSGLRDNTIKIWDRSTLQCTKVLIGHTGSVLCLQYDDKVIISGSSDSTVRVWNVNTGEMVNTLIHHCEAVLHLRFNNGMMVTCSKDRSIAVWDMTSPNEITLRRVLVGHRAAVNVVDFDEKYIVSASGDRTIKVWNTSTCEFMRTLNGHKRGIACLQYRDRLVVSGSSDNTIRLWDIEGGACLRVLEGHEELVRCIRFDSKRIVSGAYDGKIKVWDLVAALDPRTPASALCLRTLEHTGRVFRLQFDEFQIVSSSHDDTILIWNFLNSIGERNTKSPSPSPFE
- the slmb gene encoding supernumerary limbs isoform X2 translates to MQDHSSRKQYPMTILSPYDTARKKEPSATFNAERETCLKCFEKWSETDQVEFVENLLARMCHYQHGHINSYLKPMLQRDFISLLPKQGLDHVAENILSYLEADSLRNAELVCKEWFRVISEGMLWKKLIERKVRTDSLWRGLAERRQWIQYLFKPRPGENHRPHSFYRALFPKIIRDIESIESNWRNGRHILQRINCRSENSKGVYCLQYDDQKIVSGLRDNTIKIWDRSTLQCTKVLIGHTGSVLCLQYDDKVIISGSSDSTVRVWNVNTGEMVNTLIHHCEAVLHLRFNNGMMVTCSKDRSIAVWDMTSPNEITLRRVLVGHRAAVNVVDFDEKYIVSASGDRTIKVWNTSTCEFMRTLNGHKRGIACLQYRDRLVVSGSSDNTIRLWDIEGGACLRVLEGHEELVRCIRFDSKRIVSGAYDGKIKVWDLVAALDPRTPASALCLRTLVEHTGRVFRLQFDEFQIVSSSHDDTILIWNFLNSIGERNTKSPSPSPFE
- the slmb gene encoding supernumerary limbs isoform X3 — translated: MTILSPYDTARKKEPSATFNAERETCLKCFEKWSETDQVEFVENLLARMCHYQHGHINSYLKPMLQRDFISLLPKQGLDHVAENILSYLEADSLRNAELVCKEWFRVISEGMLWKKLIERKVRTDSLWRGLAERRQWIQYLFKPRPGENHRPHSFYRALFPKIIRDIESIESNWRNGRHILQRINCRSENSKGVYCLQYDDQKIVSGLRDNTIKIWDRSTLQCTKVLIGHTGSVLCLQYDDKVIISGSSDSTVRVWNVNTGEMVNTLIHHCEAVLHLRFNNGMMVTCSKDRSIAVWDMTSPNEITLRRVLVGHRAAVNVVDFDEKYIVSASGDRTIKVWNTSTCEFMRTLNGHKRGIACLQYRDRLVVSGSSDNTIRLWDIEGGACLRVLEGHEELVRCIRFDSKRIVSGAYDGKIKVWDLVAALDPRTPASALCLRTLVEHTGRVFRLQFDEFQIVSSSHDDTILIWNFLNSIGERNTKSPSPSPFE